A genomic stretch from Shewanella woodyi ATCC 51908 includes:
- a CDS encoding DUF885 domain-containing protein gives MKKATLSLVVGLALTGLTGCQTQESTQQTDVKSVTQQQMSFNQFSQQFVSDFWKESPTWALYSGYHKYDGILKIPNKENRQASILFNEQQLAKLAQFDTDKLSANELIDYRLIENLLKRNLWEITTFKSWQWNPSAYNVAGGFAQLINEDFAPFDARLRSVLARMENVPAFYEAARHNIHNPTLEHTQLAQMQNQGAFSVFSEDLLDSAKNSGLTTAEKKLFEQRFNASTKAIKAHIDWLAALAAKLEKEGARSFRIGEERYEEKFAFDIQAGMSGKALYEKALADKLRVQTEMAKITTQLWSKYFDTPQPKDQNKATRQLIDKLSAKHVKREDFVDEVRAQIPELVKFVNEKNLVTLNPEKPLVVRETPAYMRGFAGASISAPGPYEKSSNTYYNVTPLDAMDAESAESYLREYNHWILQVLNIHEAIPGHYTQLVYSNESPSMIKSLFGNGAMIEGWAVYTERMMLEEGYGDFEPEMWLMYYKWNLRVIANTLLDYSIQVKGMTEEQALDLMVNEAFQQQAEAEGKWRRATLSQVQLTSYYSGYREIYDFREELKGIEGDNFDLKTFHEQFLSYGSAPVKYVRQLMLEK, from the coding sequence ATGAAAAAAGCAACATTATCACTGGTGGTTGGATTAGCGCTTACGGGGTTGACTGGGTGCCAGACTCAGGAAAGTACTCAGCAAACAGATGTAAAAAGTGTGACTCAACAGCAGATGAGCTTTAACCAATTTTCTCAACAGTTTGTGAGTGACTTCTGGAAAGAGTCTCCCACGTGGGCGCTCTACAGTGGATATCACAAGTATGATGGTATCTTAAAGATCCCAAATAAAGAGAATCGTCAGGCATCGATACTCTTTAATGAACAACAACTGGCAAAATTGGCCCAGTTTGATACAGATAAACTCTCTGCAAACGAGCTCATAGATTACCGTTTAATTGAGAATTTGCTTAAGCGTAACCTATGGGAGATCACGACCTTTAAGTCTTGGCAGTGGAATCCAAGCGCTTACAATGTCGCCGGTGGTTTTGCACAGCTGATTAATGAGGACTTTGCCCCATTTGATGCCCGTCTTCGTTCAGTCTTGGCACGTATGGAAAATGTTCCAGCCTTTTATGAAGCAGCGCGCCACAATATCCATAATCCAACCTTAGAGCATACTCAATTAGCTCAGATGCAAAATCAGGGAGCTTTCTCGGTGTTCTCTGAAGATCTATTAGATAGCGCCAAAAACTCAGGGCTAACAACTGCAGAGAAAAAACTGTTTGAACAGCGGTTTAATGCATCAACAAAAGCGATAAAAGCTCACATTGACTGGTTAGCAGCGCTGGCGGCAAAACTTGAAAAAGAGGGCGCGCGTAGTTTCAGAATTGGTGAAGAGCGCTATGAAGAGAAGTTTGCTTTCGATATTCAAGCGGGCATGAGTGGTAAAGCTCTCTATGAGAAAGCCTTAGCAGATAAGCTGCGTGTGCAAACTGAGATGGCTAAAATCACCACTCAACTTTGGTCGAAATACTTCGATACTCCACAGCCAAAAGATCAGAATAAAGCAACCCGTCAACTGATAGATAAACTTTCTGCCAAACATGTTAAACGCGAAGATTTTGTCGATGAGGTGAGAGCCCAAATACCTGAGTTGGTTAAGTTCGTTAATGAGAAAAACTTGGTCACACTTAACCCTGAGAAACCATTGGTCGTACGGGAAACTCCGGCTTATATGCGAGGCTTTGCTGGTGCATCAATCAGTGCGCCAGGACCTTATGAGAAGTCGAGTAACACTTACTACAATGTAACTCCCCTCGATGCCATGGATGCGGAGTCTGCTGAAAGTTACCTTCGTGAGTACAATCACTGGATCTTACAAGTGCTTAATATCCATGAAGCCATTCCTGGGCACTACACGCAGCTCGTTTACTCAAATGAATCACCGAGCATGATCAAGAGCTTGTTTGGTAATGGCGCTATGATTGAAGGCTGGGCAGTCTATACAGAACGTATGATGCTTGAAGAGGGCTACGGTGATTTTGAGCCTGAAATGTGGTTAATGTATTACAAGTGGAACCTGAGAGTTATTGCCAATACGCTACTTGATTACAGCATTCAGGTTAAAGGGATGACTGAAGAGCAAGCGTTAGACCTGATGGTGAATGAAGCGTTTCAACAACAGGCAGAAGCTGAAGGCAAGTGGCGTAGAGCAACATTGAGCCAAGTTCAGCTTACTAGCTACTATTCAGGCTATCGTGAGATCTATGATTTCAGAGAGGAGTTGAAGGGGATTGAAGGTGATAATTTTGATCTTAAAACTTTCCACGAGCAGTTCCTAAGCTATGGCAGCGCGCCGGTTAAGTATGTACGTCAACTTATGTTAGAGAAGTAA
- a CDS encoding RecQ family ATP-dependent DNA helicase has protein sequence MQQLLQSHFGFSEFRPGQEQVVRAILDGHSAAAIFPTGSGKSLCYQLPALCLPHLTIVVSPLLALIQDQISFLNSKGIAAASIDSTQSREETNEVMAGVRAGVIKILMISVERLNNERFRQFIAGVPISLLVVDEAHCISEWGHNFRPDYLKLPSYQQALNIPQTLLLTATATSKVIEDMGSKFGIKPEHITLTGFYRPNLHLGVKGLSSTDKLDYLSTWLQTRQLSSGIIYVTLQQTAEKVAEQLKARGISAKAYHAGMTSEVRHAIQHQFMSGEQGIIVATIAFGMGIDKSDIRFVVHYDLPKSIENYAQEIGRAGRDGGDSECLVLANGDNLSTLENFVYGDTPEPSGIGIVLNEIKKAAFEHRSSQLPQWELVLNSLSNQSNIRPLSLKTLLVYLELLNVIKPTYSYFAEYKFKFLLPEAEVIEYFTAERRDFIRAIFTTADRAKIWSSVNFDSLNQTYASDRQRVLKAINYLDEKGMIELQSKQMTQVYQIVNSEFELKELTAKLSKRFLNKEASEVARINHLVELFTSPNCLSRQLAHYFSDDQMTQDCGVCTACRGERAILPPPPYLTPLEEHDFNQVCADVVAKLGTACTPVLVARFLCGLTTPLFTKLKLRSAKGYAQFERYRFSDVKLWVTQGLK, from the coding sequence ATGCAGCAGTTATTGCAATCCCATTTCGGTTTCAGTGAGTTTAGACCCGGTCAAGAACAGGTCGTTCGTGCCATACTCGATGGCCATAGCGCTGCCGCTATATTTCCAACGGGTTCGGGTAAATCACTCTGCTATCAACTGCCCGCCCTGTGTTTACCTCATTTGACCATCGTTGTGTCGCCACTGCTTGCCTTGATACAAGATCAGATAAGCTTTCTCAATAGCAAAGGTATCGCTGCAGCGAGTATCGATTCGACCCAAAGTCGAGAGGAAACCAATGAGGTGATGGCAGGTGTTAGAGCTGGTGTGATAAAGATCTTAATGATCTCTGTTGAGCGGCTCAATAACGAACGCTTTAGACAGTTTATTGCCGGAGTACCCATTTCGCTATTAGTGGTCGATGAAGCCCACTGTATCTCTGAGTGGGGACATAACTTTCGTCCAGATTACCTAAAGTTGCCCAGTTATCAGCAAGCATTGAACATCCCGCAAACCTTACTGTTAACAGCCACGGCAACCTCCAAAGTCATAGAGGATATGGGAAGTAAGTTTGGCATTAAACCTGAGCATATCACCTTAACGGGTTTCTACCGACCTAACTTACACTTAGGAGTTAAAGGACTGAGCAGTACAGATAAACTTGATTATCTCTCCACTTGGTTACAAACACGGCAGTTAAGCTCTGGGATCATCTATGTCACGCTGCAGCAGACTGCCGAGAAGGTTGCTGAGCAACTAAAAGCAAGAGGTATATCGGCAAAAGCCTATCATGCAGGCATGACATCTGAGGTGCGTCATGCTATTCAGCATCAGTTTATGTCAGGAGAGCAGGGCATTATTGTCGCTACAATCGCCTTTGGTATGGGGATAGATAAAAGCGATATTCGTTTTGTGGTGCATTATGATCTGCCAAAATCTATTGAAAACTACGCACAGGAGATTGGTAGGGCTGGGCGTGACGGTGGAGACTCTGAGTGTTTGGTGCTGGCCAACGGGGATAATCTCAGTACATTAGAGAACTTTGTCTATGGAGACACCCCAGAACCGTCAGGGATTGGGATAGTCCTTAATGAGATAAAAAAAGCTGCTTTTGAGCATAGGAGCTCGCAATTACCTCAATGGGAGCTGGTGTTAAATAGTCTCTCTAATCAATCCAATATTCGCCCGTTATCCCTTAAAACCTTGCTGGTGTATCTGGAGCTTCTTAATGTCATCAAGCCTACCTATAGCTACTTTGCCGAGTATAAATTTAAGTTTCTTCTTCCTGAAGCAGAAGTGATTGAGTATTTTACCGCTGAGAGACGAGACTTTATTCGCGCTATTTTTACCACTGCGGACAGGGCAAAAATTTGGTCGAGTGTGAACTTTGATTCACTGAATCAAACTTATGCCAGCGACAGACAAAGAGTTTTAAAAGCGATCAATTACCTTGATGAAAAAGGGATGATTGAGTTGCAATCAAAGCAGATGACTCAGGTTTATCAGATTGTTAATAGTGAGTTTGAACTCAAGGAGCTAACTGCGAAATTATCTAAGCGCTTTTTAAACAAAGAAGCCAGTGAAGTGGCGAGGATCAATCATCTGGTTGAGCTGTTTACTTCGCCAAACTGCTTGAGTCGCCAACTTGCTCATTATTTTTCAGATGATCAAATGACACAAGATTGTGGTGTCTGCACCGCTTGTCGTGGCGAGCGGGCAATACTTCCTCCACCTCCTTACTTAACACCGCTTGAAGAGCATGACTTTAACCAAGTTTGCGCTGATGTTGTCGCTAAGCTTGGTACTGCATGTACACCTGTTTTGGTGGCACGCTTCCTTTGTGGGCTCACTACCCCCTTGTTTACCAAGTTAAAGCTTAGATCTGCTAAAGGCTATGCTCAGTTTGAGCGATACCGATTTTCTGATGTAAAGCTATGGGTAACCCAAGGGCTAAAATAG
- a CDS encoding endonuclease/exonuclease/phosphatase family protein — protein MKLSVKTILALVMGLSFSAVTYVYVVNEANGESQIMNSASLPLFLSQCVEKSVSTPLDLEGRLNVAVWNLYKQQKSGWDSVLTELVSSNELVLLQEAKLSKNLAQFIINNSQQVLMAKAFKVFKTPIGVMNLANVQAESACAYHATEPWIRFAKSALVSQYLLSNGENLMVVNLHGINFDWRLKAYRSQFALLAEQISVHTGPVIMAGDFNTWRQGRLDVVGEFATKLGLQEASYETDNRNRVFGKALDHLYYRGLKLQKAHSNTTEASDHNPIQASFTLIEKRV, from the coding sequence TTGAAATTAAGTGTTAAAACGATACTTGCCTTAGTCATGGGTTTGTCATTTAGCGCCGTGACTTATGTTTATGTTGTTAATGAGGCGAATGGAGAGAGTCAGATCATGAACAGTGCAAGTTTACCCTTGTTTCTATCCCAATGTGTTGAGAAGTCTGTGAGTACTCCATTAGATCTGGAGGGAAGGCTCAACGTGGCGGTTTGGAATCTCTATAAACAGCAAAAATCTGGCTGGGACTCTGTGTTAACTGAACTTGTATCTAGTAACGAGCTCGTGTTGTTGCAAGAGGCTAAGTTATCAAAGAACTTAGCTCAATTTATAATAAACAATAGCCAGCAGGTATTGATGGCCAAAGCCTTTAAGGTTTTCAAAACACCAATCGGCGTGATGAACTTGGCCAATGTGCAAGCAGAGTCTGCTTGTGCTTATCATGCAACTGAGCCTTGGATCCGCTTTGCCAAATCTGCGTTGGTTTCACAATACCTATTATCCAATGGCGAAAACTTGATGGTAGTGAATCTGCATGGGATCAATTTTGATTGGCGCTTAAAAGCTTATCGTTCTCAATTTGCACTGTTAGCTGAGCAAATAAGTGTACACACGGGTCCAGTAATCATGGCTGGTGACTTTAATACATGGCGACAAGGCCGCTTAGATGTGGTTGGCGAGTTTGCGACAAAATTAGGATTACAAGAAGCAAGCTATGAGACAGATAACCGTAACCGCGTATTTGGTAAGGCACTGGATCACCTTTATTATCGAGGTCTTAAGTTACAAAAGGCTCACTCCAATACGACTGAGGCCTCAGATCATAATCCGATACAAGCAAGCTTTACCTTGATTGAAAAGCGTGTTTAA